The genomic segment AAGAATAAAAAACAAAATAGAACAAACTCATCAAGGTTTTCCAGATAATGTTTAAAAATCAATATGACATTATCATTATCGGCGCAGGGCCGGCAGGTTTAATTGCGGCTATTGAGAGCTATAACTCCTCCGCGAAGATATTAATTCTTGAAAAAATGCATACACCTGCGCTGAAACTAAAAATTTCAGGAAAAGGACGATGCAACATTACCAACGATGCTGTATTAGAGGATTTTATTTCGCATTTTGGCAAAAACGGAAGGTTCCTGAAGTTTGCTTTCGCGAATTTTTTTAATACAGACCTTATTAAATACTTTGAAAAGCTGGGTGTTCAGTTTAAGCTTGAACGAGGAGGGCGTTACTTTCCGGAAAATGATGATGCAGGGGATATTGCAAACGCTTTGCTCAACAAAGTAAAATCACTGAATATTCCCATTTCTACTAATTCAGAAGTAATTAGTATTACGAAATTATCTGATAATAGTTTTGTTATTGCAGTTAATAAGAGAAATCCTGCAGGCAATAAAAACGCTCAACGCATTCAAATAAAAACAGATAAAGTTGTGCTTGCAACCGGAGGAAAATCATATCCCAGAACTGGTTCGACTGGAGCAGGATTTAAGCTAGCATCTCAGCTTGGACATACAATTACACCTATTTCTCCATCTCTTGTACCTGTTGAAACTAGAGGCGGTATTGCAAAAAAGCTTCAGGGATTAAGCTTAAAAAACGCAAAAGCGCAAGTATGGTGCGGAAACAAAAAGGTTGATGAACGGTTTGGTGAAATGTTGTTTACTGATTTTGGTCTTTCCGGTCCGATAATTCTCTCCTTAAGCAAAACCATTGTAAAGCTTGTTGATGATAAGCAAAAGGTATTTATCTCCATAGATTTAAAACCTGCACTTAATCACAAAACGATTGACCAGAGAATAATAAGAGAAATAACTGAGCACAGCAAACAAGGTTTTAAGCATTTACTAAAAAAACTGCTGCCAGAGAAACTAGTTCCGGTATTTATCGAGAAATTAAAGATTCCAGAGGAAAAGCAACTGAGCCAGATTAATTCTAAAGAACGTAAAGAACTTAGGATGCTGCTGAAAGAGTTCCAATTTGAAGTGACAGGTTACAGGTCATTTAATCACGCCATTGTAACATCCGGCGGAATCTGCATAAAAGAGATCAATTCCCAAACAATGGAATCGAAACTTGTTAAAGGCCTATATTTTGCGGGTGAAATTATTGACATTGATGCTGACACAGGAGGATTTAATCTGCAAGCCGCTTTTTCAACTGGATGGATTGCAGGCAGAGCTAACAGGGTTCATGCTCTTGGGTGAGCTTTTTTATACGTTCTTTTCAGTTTTTCAGGTGTAAGATGAGTGTATATTTGTGTTGTTGATAAACTTACATGGCCAAGCAGTTCCTGCACGGATCTGAGATCAGCACCAGCATCCAAAAGATGTGTTGCAAAGCTGTGCCTGAAAGTATGCGGAGTGATTCCTAACGTTTTTGGAATTCCTACAATGTGCTTATGTACAATTCTCTCAACACTTCTTGAAGTAAGCCTGCCTCCCCATTTATCAAGAAATAATGCTTGTCTGTCCTCAGTTATGCCGATATTTTTATTATTGAATAATGTGCTTCTAACAGCAGAATATCTGTTTATTACATCCAGAGCTGTATCCCCAATAGGAACAATGCGTTGTTTGTTCCCTTTGCCCTTAACCTTTATAGTTCCGCCGCCAAAATCTATGTCATAGATATTAAGATGCGTAAGTTCTCCAACTCTTATGCCTGTTGAATAGAGTGTTTCGAATATAGCTCTATCTCTTATTCCTAATACATCATTTTCGTCAGGTTTTTCTATTAATTTAATCATATTCTCTACAGTAAGAAATTCCGGCAATTTTTTATCGGTTTTCGGGCTAGAAACAACCAGTGTTGGATTTGCTTTTTGATATCCTTCTCTTACAAGAAACTTAAAAAAAGACCTGATTGTAGCGAGTTTTCTTCCTGTTGATTTATTTGAGCAGCCTTTGTTTTGTAAATGCGCCAGAAATTTCCTTATAGTTCTGTGTGTAATGTTTGCCAATTCTTCTTTATTTGATTTTAAAAATTCTAAGAATTGCTTAATGTCAGATGAGTAAGCTTTAATAGTATATTCTGACACATTGCGCTCAATTTCCAGATATGTAATAAATTCGTTTGCATATGCCTTGATATCCATTTTAATGGGTATATGTCCTGATTTTTATTTTATCGGAATTTTTGATATAAAACACGTCTGCCACTAATGCCTTGGATTCCTTATATCCTATCCATTTTATCCTCATAGAAAACGCGTCAGTCTGCAGATTTTCAGAAGCTAGTCT from the bacterium genome contains:
- the xerC gene encoding tyrosine recombinase XerC, whose product is MDIKAYANEFITYLEIERNVSEYTIKAYSSDIKQFLEFLKSNKEELANITHRTIRKFLAHLQNKGCSNKSTGRKLATIRSFFKFLVREGYQKANPTLVVSSPKTDKKLPEFLTVENMIKLIEKPDENDVLGIRDRAIFETLYSTGIRVGELTHLNIYDIDFGGGTIKVKGKGNKQRIVPIGDTALDVINRYSAVRSTLFNNKNIGITEDRQALFLDKWGGRLTSRSVERIVHKHIVGIPKTLGITPHTFRHSFATHLLDAGADLRSVQELLGHVSLSTTQIYTHLTPEKLKRTYKKAHPRA
- a CDS encoding NAD(P)/FAD-dependent oxidoreductase; this encodes MFKNQYDIIIIGAGPAGLIAAIESYNSSAKILILEKMHTPALKLKISGKGRCNITNDAVLEDFISHFGKNGRFLKFAFANFFNTDLIKYFEKLGVQFKLERGGRYFPENDDAGDIANALLNKVKSLNIPISTNSEVISITKLSDNSFVIAVNKRNPAGNKNAQRIQIKTDKVVLATGGKSYPRTGSTGAGFKLASQLGHTITPISPSLVPVETRGGIAKKLQGLSLKNAKAQVWCGNKKVDERFGEMLFTDFGLSGPIILSLSKTIVKLVDDKQKVFISIDLKPALNHKTIDQRIIREITEHSKQGFKHLLKKLLPEKLVPVFIEKLKIPEEKQLSQINSKERKELRMLLKEFQFEVTGYRSFNHAIVTSGGICIKEINSQTMESKLVKGLYFAGEIIDIDADTGGFNLQAAFSTGWIAGRANRVHALG